Proteins encoded together in one Yersinia mollaretii ATCC 43969 window:
- the tehB gene encoding SAM-dependent methyltransferase TehB produces MGNTSALLCYKQLPVWNSAGVPAMFREKHNTKAGTWAKLTILSGEMDFLILDEAGNTLERHSFSSEHQPPFIEPQVWHRIAACSDDLQCQLSFYCSAEDFYHKKYNLTPTHSEVIEAVKWVQPGKALDLGCGSGRNSLYLNLLGFDVTAVDKNTDSIGNLQQIIAQEELQNITASTYNINEASLDNRYDFILSTVVLMFLQPERIPHLINNMQECTLPGGYNLIISAMSTDDFPCTVPFSFTLKSGELSQYYKDWEVIKYNEDVGQLHKTDAQGNRIKLRFATLLAKKP; encoded by the coding sequence ATGGGAAATACATCAGCGCTGCTTTGCTACAAACAGTTACCTGTCTGGAACAGTGCTGGCGTGCCAGCGATGTTTCGAGAGAAACACAATACCAAAGCAGGCACTTGGGCCAAACTCACCATTCTCAGCGGCGAGATGGATTTTCTGATTCTGGACGAAGCAGGAAATACACTGGAAAGGCACTCATTTTCAAGTGAACATCAACCGCCTTTTATTGAGCCACAAGTCTGGCATCGTATTGCTGCATGTTCAGATGATCTGCAATGCCAACTGAGTTTTTACTGTTCAGCGGAAGATTTTTACCATAAGAAATACAATCTAACCCCGACACATTCCGAAGTGATTGAAGCGGTAAAGTGGGTTCAACCGGGAAAAGCATTAGATTTAGGCTGTGGTTCTGGCCGCAACTCGTTATACCTGAATTTATTAGGTTTTGATGTTACGGCGGTGGATAAAAATACGGATAGTATAGGGAACTTGCAGCAGATCATTGCGCAGGAAGAACTGCAAAATATAACTGCCAGCACTTACAACATCAACGAAGCCAGTTTGGACAACCGTTACGATTTTATTCTTTCGACTGTCGTGCTTATGTTCCTGCAACCGGAAAGAATTCCGCATCTTATTAATAATATGCAAGAGTGTACTTTGCCCGGTGGTTATAATCTGATCATCTCCGCCATGTCAACTGATGACTTTCCTTGTACTGTGCCATTCTCCTTTACATTAAAGTCAGGTGAGTTAAGCCAGTACTATAAAGATTGGGAAGTGATTAAGTACAACGAAGATGTTGGGCAATTACATAAGACTGATGCGCAAGGTAATCGGATAAAATTACGTTTTGCCACTTTGCTGGCAAAGAAACCGTAA
- a CDS encoding TlpA family protein disulfide reductase → MWRNGLKTIGLCSLLLLLSACKQEEVAVGEVAPQLAAYDMQGQPVALDKWKGKQVYLNFWSASCGGCLAEMAALDKLSQQYQGDIVVVAINTDPDQVDINPVLAQRNLSYPVIRDQLGITQERYQVIGTPTSFLIDRNGKVTELHQGARNEKDLTRLFQQWATGAI, encoded by the coding sequence ATGTGGCGTAATGGGTTAAAAACGATTGGCCTATGTAGCCTGTTACTGCTACTTAGCGCCTGCAAACAAGAAGAGGTCGCGGTGGGGGAAGTTGCCCCTCAATTGGCGGCTTATGATATGCAAGGTCAGCCCGTCGCACTCGATAAATGGAAAGGCAAACAGGTCTACCTCAATTTTTGGTCGGCAAGCTGTGGGGGATGTCTGGCCGAGATGGCGGCACTGGATAAGCTGAGCCAGCAATATCAGGGTGATATTGTGGTGGTGGCCATCAACACCGATCCAGATCAGGTGGATATCAATCCGGTATTGGCGCAGCGCAATCTTAGCTATCCCGTCATTCGCGATCAACTGGGCATTACGCAGGAACGTTATCAGGTGATTGGCACACCCACCTCTTTTCTGATTGATCGCAACGGCAAAGTCACTGAGTTACATCAGGGTGCACGCAATGAGAAAGATTTGACTCGGTTGTTCCAACAATGGGCGACGGGTGCAATATGA
- a CDS encoding ABC transporter permease translates to MLWRMLKQSWFRNVRRKSLAVFTVFLAAGLISSLLAVSIDIGDKMSRELKSYGANILIEPAGQVALPSLFGEKSHPLSGQDFLDQAELPNIKDIFWRNNIVGFAPLLSGETDVNGLTIPLLGTYFNQPVDVPDEEDYHTGQQIISPYWQVNGDWPSEPVKADAQELQALLGKQLAQHTGWKIGDELHLNGVSGPLTVKISGVLSSGGEEESRLVLPLVAVQSLLGLPGKIQAVRVSALTVPENELSRKARENLEALNAEEYDLWYCTAYVSSIAHQLEEAISGSVVRPIWQVAASEGVVIEKIQLLLGVVTLAALIAAAMGIASLMTSTIMERAKEIGLMKALGARQWQILMLFYLEAAISGLIGGLAGCLAGWGLAKTIGLMLFGAPLSFAWMVVPCVLVISILIAVIGTWFPARRIASLYPVEVLYGR, encoded by the coding sequence ATGTTGTGGCGTATGCTCAAGCAATCTTGGTTCAGGAATGTCCGGCGTAAGTCGTTGGCCGTCTTTACGGTATTCCTTGCCGCAGGGCTAATCTCTTCGCTTTTGGCGGTGTCGATAGATATTGGCGATAAAATGTCCCGTGAGCTGAAATCTTATGGTGCCAATATTCTGATTGAACCCGCCGGTCAGGTGGCATTGCCGTCACTGTTTGGCGAGAAAAGTCATCCCCTGAGTGGGCAGGATTTTTTGGATCAAGCCGAGTTACCCAATATTAAAGACATTTTTTGGCGCAACAATATTGTCGGTTTTGCCCCACTGCTCAGCGGTGAAACTGACGTTAACGGACTGACTATTCCACTACTAGGCACCTATTTTAATCAGCCAGTTGATGTGCCTGATGAAGAGGATTATCACACGGGTCAGCAAATAATCAGCCCCTATTGGCAGGTTAATGGTGACTGGCCGAGCGAGCCAGTCAAAGCCGATGCTCAAGAGCTTCAGGCTCTACTGGGTAAGCAATTGGCACAACACACTGGCTGGAAAATAGGCGATGAGCTGCATCTAAACGGCGTTTCTGGCCCGTTGACGGTGAAGATAAGCGGCGTGTTGAGCAGTGGGGGCGAAGAAGAGAGCCGTCTGGTGTTGCCTCTGGTGGCAGTGCAATCATTACTGGGTTTGCCAGGGAAGATTCAGGCAGTACGGGTTTCGGCGCTGACCGTGCCGGAAAATGAGTTGTCACGCAAAGCGCGTGAAAATCTTGAAGCCCTCAATGCCGAGGAGTATGACTTGTGGTATTGCACCGCCTATGTTTCTTCCATTGCTCACCAACTCGAGGAGGCGATCTCCGGTTCAGTCGTTCGGCCTATCTGGCAGGTTGCAGCATCTGAGGGGGTGGTGATTGAAAAAATACAACTGCTGCTGGGCGTCGTCACATTGGCCGCGTTGATTGCGGCTGCCATGGGCATCGCCTCACTGATGACCAGCACGATAATGGAACGGGCTAAAGAGATTGGTTTGATGAAAGCATTGGGGGCGCGTCAGTGGCAAATTCTGATGTTGTTCTATCTTGAAGCCGCCATCAGTGGGTTGATTGGAGGGCTAGCCGGTTGTCTGGCTGGGTGGGGGTTGGCAAAAACCATTGGCCTGATGCTTTTTGGTGCTCCATTGAGCTTCGCTTGGATGGTGGTGCCTTGTGTGTTGGTGATCTCTATTTTGATTGCGGTCATTGGTACTTGGTTCCCCGCACGGCGCATCGCTAGCCTGTATCCGGTGGAGGTACTCTATGGCCGTTAA
- a CDS encoding ABC transporter permease, with protein MFWRLVLRALRLRMQRVSVVFAALTVGAAIVTAMSAVYFDINAKMSQELRTFGANFYIGPGHGSAFEQERFQPIIDAAPKGLINASSPYIYGMARTELEKVVLMGVWFESLQQLVPYWQVTGNWIGVSFDDRNAMIGVKLAERLHVKVGDTLTLVSEGARQRLQIKGIVEAGDATDNMLIVNLELAQKWLNQPGQISNALLSVSNDVGQVETFASHLREQYPDLEIRPIRKVSASEGQVLDKIKGLMGLVSVVILILSSLCVNTTLMAIVGERSKEFALQKALGASGGDIIRQMLTETLIISLAAAVCGALLGYVLAQVLGQTVFSASIALRAPVLPLTLVLSLLVAAVAAIVPTRRAIHIEPAKVLKGE; from the coding sequence ATGTTTTGGCGGTTGGTATTACGTGCCTTGCGCCTGCGTATGCAGCGGGTCAGTGTGGTGTTTGCGGCGCTGACCGTCGGTGCGGCGATTGTCACCGCCATGTCGGCCGTCTATTTCGATATCAATGCCAAGATGAGCCAAGAGTTACGCACTTTCGGCGCGAATTTCTATATCGGCCCAGGGCATGGCAGTGCATTTGAGCAAGAGCGATTTCAGCCCATCATTGATGCTGCCCCGAAAGGGCTGATCAACGCCTCCAGCCCCTACATTTATGGCATGGCACGTACCGAACTAGAAAAAGTAGTATTGATGGGCGTGTGGTTTGAATCCTTGCAACAACTGGTGCCTTACTGGCAAGTGACGGGCAATTGGATTGGTGTCAGTTTTGATGATCGCAACGCCATGATCGGCGTCAAACTGGCGGAGCGCCTGCACGTCAAGGTGGGCGATACCCTCACCCTAGTGAGTGAAGGTGCGCGGCAGCGGCTGCAAATCAAAGGTATTGTTGAGGCTGGCGATGCCACCGATAATATGCTGATCGTTAATTTGGAACTGGCACAGAAATGGCTCAATCAACCGGGCCAGATCAGCAACGCACTACTGAGTGTCAGCAATGATGTGGGGCAGGTCGAAACTTTTGCCAGCCATCTGCGTGAACAATATCCCGATCTTGAAATCCGGCCGATTCGGAAAGTCTCCGCCTCTGAAGGGCAGGTGCTCGATAAAATAAAAGGGCTAATGGGGCTGGTTTCGGTCGTGATTCTTATTCTGTCCTCTCTATGCGTTAATACCACTCTGATGGCGATTGTGGGTGAGCGCTCAAAAGAGTTCGCCTTACAAAAAGCACTGGGTGCCAGTGGGGGCGATATTATTCGCCAGATGCTGACCGAAACGCTGATTATCTCGCTGGCGGCCGCCGTCTGTGGTGCTCTGCTAGGGTATGTATTGGCGCAAGTCTTGGGGCAGACCGTATTCAGCGCGTCAATAGCCTTACGTGCGCCGGTATTACCGCTGACACTGGTATTGTCATTGTTAGTCGCCGCTGTCGCGGCAATTGTTCCCACCCGCCGGGCTATTCATATTGAACCCGCTAAAGTCCTGAAAGGAGAGTAG
- a CDS encoding c-type cytochrome, whose translation MKILLLALCMMIFSIPTQAATDGEHIYKQTCSSCHGRLADRKGLDKAPPLISLSRDEIVDGLTARRDGKIVGRGNKAKAHLTDDDIQKLADHIENLKLTKPKAP comes from the coding sequence ATGAAAATATTGTTGTTGGCCCTGTGCATGATGATATTTAGCATACCTACACAGGCGGCCACTGACGGTGAGCATATCTATAAACAAACCTGTTCAAGCTGCCATGGACGTTTGGCTGATCGGAAAGGTTTAGATAAAGCCCCTCCGCTGATCTCTTTATCTCGCGATGAAATAGTCGACGGTCTGACTGCGCGGCGCGATGGCAAGATTGTCGGTAGGGGGAATAAAGCCAAAGCGCATCTGACAGATGACGATATCCAAAAGCTCGCTGATCATATTGAAAACCTAAAACTAACCAAGCCTAAAGCCCCATGA
- the pgaA gene encoding poly-beta-1,6 N-acetyl-D-glucosamine export porin PgaA, with protein sequence MYNAFTTLLRPLQRHRITLLALLISGLSVNPVMAETQYDSLIIKARAGDTAPVLDYLQKESKAGPLNSGQVDDWLQIAGWAGRNQEVIDVYEKYHSSVNLSSRGLAAAARAYRNEKRWDQALALWQSSLKKDPTNPDLITGMIMTQADSGRGGEALQKAKELAERDPSAKNYMTLSYLSRATNRNYDALQASSEAVRLAPESEEVLKNHLEILQRNRIADPALQLAKENPKLVTAEQYRQLERDAAAEQVRMAVMPTRSETERFYIADQALADYQDLLTRWSKDPDAQADYQRARIDRLGALLVRRNTVELIKEYEAMEAEGYKMPDYARRWAASAYVDRRMPEKAAPILTSLYYADGKTFRNSDDLLDADDLYYSLNESEQLDKAHQFAKNYSEQTPYQVGVYGLPGKEPNDDWMEGQTLLVQSLVALNDLPAAQKKLETLSSTAPANQNLRIALASVYLARDLPRKAEQELKAVESLAPRSLILERAQAETAMDLQEWHQMELLTDDVITRSPEDVPSQELDRQRKVHNMYELRVSGNRTLSSNSPVSGNKDYGIETLLYSPPIAENWRVFGGGSYNNAQFEEGTGINRVMRLGGEWTSRDHWVEAEVNNQNYGFGNKTGARLATWYDFNDHWRVGGQVERLAKETPLRAMKNNISSNSASAFVLWKADDRRDLEFNVTPSDYSDGNKRWEYELNGRQRIWTGPYLTADFNLGLAASTNTKEDVIYYNPKRDFTYLPAVTLNHIMYRHYKTVWSQQIQLGVGGYWEKNYGNGLVTTAGYGQRIQWNDVVDAGVAVTYDKRPYDGVREHDLSLAFDLNYRF encoded by the coding sequence ATGTATAACGCATTTACGACACTACTGCGTCCGTTGCAACGGCACAGAATTACTTTATTAGCGCTATTAATTTCCGGCCTTTCAGTTAATCCAGTCATGGCAGAAACACAGTATGATTCATTAATCATCAAAGCCAGAGCGGGGGATACTGCGCCGGTCCTTGACTATTTACAAAAAGAATCTAAAGCAGGCCCGCTTAATAGTGGTCAAGTTGACGACTGGCTACAAATAGCCGGTTGGGCAGGGCGTAATCAAGAAGTGATCGATGTTTACGAAAAATATCACTCTTCCGTGAATCTCTCCTCGCGGGGGCTAGCCGCTGCGGCGCGTGCTTATCGCAATGAAAAACGTTGGGATCAAGCTTTGGCACTGTGGCAAAGCAGCTTGAAGAAAGACCCGACTAACCCTGACCTTATCACCGGTATGATCATGACGCAGGCTGATTCAGGGCGTGGCGGTGAGGCTTTACAAAAGGCAAAAGAGTTAGCTGAGCGTGACCCCTCCGCCAAAAATTATATGACACTCTCTTATCTGAGCCGCGCAACCAACCGCAATTATGATGCGTTGCAGGCTTCCAGTGAGGCAGTGCGATTAGCGCCTGAATCTGAGGAAGTCTTAAAAAATCACCTTGAGATACTGCAAAGAAACCGCATTGCTGATCCTGCACTACAACTGGCAAAAGAGAATCCGAAACTCGTCACGGCTGAACAGTATAGGCAACTTGAGAGAGATGCGGCAGCGGAACAGGTTCGTATGGCCGTGATGCCAACGCGCAGTGAAACTGAGCGTTTTTACATTGCTGATCAGGCGCTGGCAGATTATCAGGATCTGTTAACGCGTTGGAGCAAAGATCCCGACGCGCAGGCGGATTATCAGCGCGCGCGTATTGATAGGCTCGGTGCATTATTGGTACGCCGTAATACCGTCGAGCTGATTAAAGAATATGAAGCGATGGAAGCTGAAGGCTACAAAATGCCGGATTATGCCCGTCGCTGGGCCGCCTCTGCTTATGTCGATCGTCGGATGCCAGAAAAAGCAGCGCCGATCTTGACCAGTTTGTATTACGCCGATGGCAAAACTTTCCGAAACAGTGATGACTTACTTGATGCCGATGATCTCTATTACTCGCTGAATGAAAGTGAGCAATTGGATAAGGCGCATCAATTCGCTAAGAACTACAGCGAGCAGACCCCGTATCAAGTAGGGGTTTATGGTCTGCCGGGCAAAGAACCCAATGACGATTGGATGGAGGGTCAGACGCTGCTGGTTCAGTCTTTGGTGGCGCTTAATGATCTGCCCGCAGCACAGAAAAAGCTGGAAACATTATCCAGCACCGCGCCTGCAAACCAGAATTTACGTATCGCTTTAGCCAGTGTTTATCTGGCCAGAGACTTACCACGTAAAGCTGAACAAGAGCTGAAAGCGGTGGAGTCATTGGCACCACGCAGCCTGATTTTGGAGCGCGCCCAAGCTGAAACGGCGATGGATTTGCAGGAGTGGCATCAGATGGAGTTGTTGACCGATGATGTGATTACCCGCTCCCCAGAAGATGTTCCGTCTCAGGAATTAGATCGGCAGCGCAAAGTACACAATATGTATGAACTGCGTGTGAGTGGTAACCGTACGCTCTCCTCCAATAGCCCAGTCAGCGGTAACAAGGATTATGGCATTGAAACCTTGCTGTACAGCCCACCGATAGCCGAAAACTGGCGTGTATTTGGTGGTGGCAGCTATAACAATGCCCAGTTTGAAGAAGGTACTGGTATTAATCGCGTGATGCGTTTGGGCGGAGAGTGGACCTCTCGTGATCACTGGGTCGAGGCCGAAGTGAATAATCAGAATTACGGTTTCGGTAACAAAACCGGTGCTCGGTTAGCCACTTGGTACGATTTTAATGATCACTGGCGGGTCGGCGGTCAGGTCGAAAGATTGGCGAAAGAGACTCCATTGCGCGCCATGAAAAACAATATTAGCTCCAACAGCGCCTCTGCTTTTGTCTTGTGGAAGGCTGATGATCGGCGTGATCTTGAATTTAATGTCACGCCGTCTGATTACTCTGACGGCAACAAGCGGTGGGAATACGAGCTTAACGGACGTCAGCGTATCTGGACTGGGCCGTACCTGACAGCAGACTTCAATCTAGGATTGGCCGCCAGCACCAATACCAAAGAAGACGTGATTTACTATAACCCAAAACGTGATTTCACCTACCTACCTGCTGTGACTCTCAATCACATCATGTATCGCCACTATAAAACGGTCTGGAGTCAACAAATACAGCTCGGTGTGGGCGGCTACTGGGAGAAAAACTACGGTAATGGTCTGGTCACCACGGCAGGTTATGGGCAACGTATTCAATGGAATGATGTGGTCGATGCTGGTGTGGCAGTGACCTATGACAAACGCCCTTATGATGGTGTCCGTGAGCACGACCTCTCGCTCGCTTTCGATTTGAATTACCGTTTCTAA
- a CDS encoding ABC transporter ATP-binding protein, whose translation MTSSLTQVKPEYVTDAVIETRHLYKRFGQVTALEDINIRINRGEFVAIMGASGSGKTTLMNILTCLDTVTEGQVLLDGIDAAGLDEEGRRKFRADKIGLVFQQFHLIPYLTALENIMLAQHYHSVVDEEAARQVLEQVGMTPRMDHLPSQLSGGEQQRVCIARALVNQPPIIFADEPTGNLDEENEQRVLDLLNHIHRQGRTIVMVTHNPDLGCVADRIIRLQHGRYLNEESRHHVA comes from the coding sequence ATGACATCGTCACTAACACAGGTGAAACCTGAATACGTTACGGATGCCGTCATTGAAACCCGGCACTTATATAAGCGTTTCGGGCAAGTTACGGCGCTGGAAGATATTAATATTCGCATCAATCGCGGTGAATTTGTGGCGATTATGGGGGCTTCAGGCTCTGGCAAAACCACACTGATGAATATTCTGACTTGCCTGGACACGGTAACCGAAGGGCAGGTATTGCTCGATGGTATTGATGCCGCAGGGTTGGATGAAGAGGGCCGCAGGAAGTTTCGGGCAGACAAGATAGGGCTGGTTTTCCAGCAATTTCACCTTATCCCTTACCTGACAGCATTAGAAAACATTATGTTAGCGCAGCATTACCACAGCGTGGTGGATGAAGAGGCAGCGCGGCAAGTTTTGGAGCAAGTTGGGATGACGCCGCGTATGGATCACTTGCCCAGCCAGCTTTCCGGGGGGGAGCAACAGCGGGTATGCATTGCGCGGGCATTAGTCAATCAGCCCCCGATCATTTTTGCCGATGAACCTACCGGCAACCTTGATGAAGAGAATGAACAGCGGGTCTTGGATCTGTTAAACCATATTCATCGCCAAGGCAGAACCATCGTCATGGTCACCCATAATCCAGACCTAGGCTGTGTTGCTGATCGGATCATCCGGCTTCAGCACGGTAGATATCTTAACGAAGAGAGTCGTCATCATGTGGCGTAA
- a CDS encoding M24 family metallopeptidase — translation MNNEKIAHLEVVSHNARKVMEREGIEALVVTVCDNFYYLTGFASFFMYTFRHTGAAVAIMFRDATIPSQIIMNEFEAASTHFDMPNVELKTFPVWVDVDDPRNPLNHQNKRERPIGPPIEAVFGLVKAALEKAHVMDKTIAIELNAMSNGGKSVLDKVAPGLKWVDSTPLFNEIRVIKSPWEIEHLRKSAEITEYGITCAAKKIRVGCTAAELTAAFKAAVMTFPETNFSRFNLISVGDNFSPKIIADETPAKYGDLIKFDCGVDVAGYGADLARTFVLGEPDPLTQQIYDTIRIGHEHMLSMVAPGVKLKDVFDSTMDVIKKSGLPHYNRGHLGHGDGVFLGLEEAPFVSTLATETFRPGMVLSLETPYYGIGIGAIMLEDMILITNNGFEFLSKLKRDLLRCP, via the coding sequence GTGAATAACGAAAAAATTGCGCATTTAGAGGTGGTCAGTCATAACGCCCGCAAGGTAATGGAACGAGAGGGGATAGAGGCCTTGGTGGTCACCGTGTGTGATAATTTTTATTATCTCACCGGGTTTGCCAGCTTCTTTATGTATACCTTCCGACATACTGGCGCGGCTGTTGCGATTATGTTCCGTGATGCGACAATACCTTCGCAAATCATCATGAATGAATTTGAGGCTGCCAGCACACACTTTGATATGCCCAATGTGGAGCTGAAAACCTTCCCTGTATGGGTTGATGTCGATGATCCACGCAATCCCCTCAATCATCAGAACAAACGTGAGCGCCCGATTGGTCCGCCGATTGAAGCCGTTTTCGGTTTAGTTAAAGCGGCGCTTGAAAAGGCCCACGTAATGGATAAGACGATTGCCATCGAATTAAATGCGATGTCCAACGGTGGTAAAAGTGTGCTGGACAAAGTGGCTCCAGGGTTAAAATGGGTTGATTCAACCCCGCTGTTTAATGAAATCAGAGTGATCAAAAGCCCGTGGGAGATTGAACACCTGCGAAAAAGCGCTGAAATTACCGAATATGGTATTACCTGTGCAGCTAAAAAAATCCGTGTCGGTTGTACTGCCGCAGAATTGACCGCCGCATTTAAAGCTGCGGTGATGACCTTCCCAGAAACGAACTTCTCGCGTTTCAATCTTATTTCTGTTGGCGACAACTTCTCACCTAAGATTATCGCGGATGAGACGCCAGCAAAGTATGGTGACCTCATTAAATTTGACTGCGGTGTCGATGTTGCGGGCTATGGTGCTGATCTGGCCAGAACATTTGTACTAGGCGAGCCGGACCCACTAACTCAACAGATCTATGACACCATTCGAATCGGCCATGAACATATGTTATCGATGGTTGCACCTGGGGTGAAATTAAAAGATGTATTTGACTCCACCATGGATGTCATCAAAAAGTCAGGTTTACCGCATTATAATCGTGGTCATCTTGGGCATGGCGACGGGGTATTTTTAGGGCTAGAAGAAGCGCCTTTTGTCAGTACTTTGGCAACTGAAACGTTTCGCCCAGGAATGGTATTAAGCCTCGAGACACCCTATTACGGTATCGGTATTGGCGCAATTATGTTGGAGGATATGATTCTCATTACCAATAACGGTTTTGAGTTTTTAAGTAAACTTAAACGCGACTTACTGCGTTGCCCTTAA